From the Aspergillus puulaauensis MK2 DNA, chromosome 1, nearly complete sequence genome, the window TACTTACTGCTTGTCAAATCTCGCGAACCAAAATAGCAGGGCATCCCCGACGCAAACAGCTCGTTCACCGTCAGGCCGCCGCGTTCCTCAGGGGGTGGCACGTGTATATAATAGCCAGCCATGGCTTTATTTTAACATCTTGCCTTGGCTTGGCTTGTCTTCACACCAGTGGGaactaaatacttaaatcAACAAATAACGGCGCGAACTCCGTGGCACCCGGTGTGGCCGACAGACCCGCGTGGACCGAGTGTGGGCCGAAAATGGACCGGGACAGCGCAATCTGGTAGTAGTACAGAATCCGGCTCCGATGACGTGGATCGACGTTGGACAGACGTGGAACATACATCAGTTGATCTAGTTCTAGCCCCTGTCCTTTCTAATCTGGGCAGTTCCTCGTGCTGTTCATCGTGGGGTCGTGGTTTAATTAAATGTGGCCGTTGCCGCTTGTCTTGACTCTCGAGACTCCAAGCACTCTCATCTTGATACCAGGCCATCACGATGCATCCACCACGAACCTCCAAATACGAGATAAACTTATCAGAGCTACGGACATTCGAAGGTCTTCCAGACCTCCTACCTCGTAAGTTCGCCCCCACCAACAGCAgcttttatatttataccaAAGAGTCACCAGTCACTAACCAACATACCAGACCAAGACCTACGAGACTGCATAATCTGCCTCGAGCCAATCCTATCAACATCCGTCCTGCGCGAACTCCCCTGCACCCATCTCTTCCACCAGTCCTGCGTCGACGACTGGGTGTGCAATTTCGCACCCAAGTGCCCTATATGCCGCAGTGCGTTCTACTACCTGCGCTGTCCACGGAAGCAGAGCCCGGCTGTCGTTGAAAGGAGAcggacttcttcttcgtcaaatACGACTAGAAATGGGGGTCAGGGGAGTGAACATGCTCATGGGACGTTTTGTTCGCTTAAACATTGGTGTAAGAAGAGGTTGAGTGGGCATACCCAGGACGCGGGGACGACTACGCATGGCCCTGCTGGGCAGAGGCAGCATGAGAATGGGGAGCAGTAGTTACGACGTTTCATGTTTGTgtttgtggttgtggttcaTCGTCTAAGCCTGCATATTTGTATACCCAGTTGAATATTCTATCTAGTATATATCAGACCAAATTATTAACAGAGTATACAACATCTACCCAGACGGGCAATAAGGGTTACCCACGGCTGTCCACAAAATCCTGCACAATGATATCAGATCAAAGCCGTATAGGATGATCGACACAGGGTAAATCCTACCGGGCCGCACGG encodes:
- a CDS encoding uncharacterized protein (InterPro:IPR001841,IPR013083;~PFAM:PF00097,PF17123,PF13639), whose product is MHPPRTSKYEINLSELRTFEGLPDLLPHQDLRDCIICLEPILSTSVLRELPCTHLFHQSCVDDWVCNFAPKCPICRSAFYYLRCPRKQSPAVVERRRTSSSSNTTRNGGQGSEHAHGTFCSLKHWCKKRLSGHTQDAGTTTHGPAGQRQHENGEQ